The following is a genomic window from Janibacter sp. DB-40.
CCATCGTCTCCATGTGGGCCGCCAGCTCGACGCGGTCGCGCGACAGTGCGCCGACGACCGTGGCACCGAAGAGTCCGTTCCACGCCTCGTACGGCACGGCGAGAGCGCTCATTCCCACGTGCTCCAGGGCCCCGTGCATGCGGATCATCGCGTAGTGGCTCGTCACGAGGCCGATCGCCGGGACGCCGACCGCAGGACCGAAGACGACCGGGTGGTAGCGGGTGGAGATCGTGAACTCGGCTCTGGCGGTCACGGCGAGGGCCTGCGCGGCGGAGATCACCGGCAGCTGGTGCACGCGCGGACTCGTCATGAGCTCGGCGATGCGCGCATGGGCCAGGCAGTCGCGGTCGTCCTCGTCACCGACGCCGAGAACTCCCATGTGCGGCACCAGCACGATGTCGACGTCACAGGTGGCCACGATCTCGTCCAGGGCCATGGCGATCGTGCGGTGGTACTCGGTGGCCGGCATCTCGGGGACCCCCGGGTCGTGGGCGAAGCTGCCCACGACGAAGGTGCGTGGCAGGGTCAGCTCCACCTCCGGCACGCTCGAGCCCTCCACCTGCGGGATGAGGAGTGCGTCGTCGAAGGTCAGCACCACCTTGTCGGGCTCCGCGCACAGGGACCTCACCAGGTGGGCGGAGGAGCGCTCCCGCACACCGAACACCGCCGCGTAGTCAGCGATCTCCCTGACGATCTCCTCGTCGTCCTCCGACAGGTGTGGGCCGACCGACTGGCTGGAGACGTAGAGGGGGACCTCGAAGAACTCGGCGATCCGCGTCAGGGCCAGACGCTCGAAGAGGTGGTGCTCACCGTTCGCGTTGAGGTTCCCGCCGCCGGCGATGACGACCGCGTCGGCCCGGCGCACCGCATCGACGGCGGGTGCCATGGCTTCGGGGAAGTCCACCTCGCCGGCAAAGGCCGACTCGAGCGCGGACAGCAGGGTGACCTTCTTCGGCCGCGGCACGCCCCGGAAGCCGAGCCTGCGGATGGTGTCCACCCGGTAGTGCGCGGCCGACAGCTCCGGGTC
Proteins encoded in this region:
- a CDS encoding polysaccharide pyruvyl transferase family protein encodes the protein MKVVVIGDVSWAGQYHLGDEAMTEAAIAQLKRHGADVTLVAGDPELSAAHYRVDTIRRLGFRGVPRPKKVTLLSALESAFAGEVDFPEAMAPAVDAVRRADAVVIAGGGNLNANGEHHLFERLALTRIAEFFEVPLYVSSQSVGPHLSEDDEEIVREIADYAAVFGVRERSSAHLVRSLCAEPDKVVLTFDDALLIPQVEGSSVPEVELTLPRTFVVGSFAHDPGVPEMPATEYHRTIAMALDEIVATCDVDIVLVPHMGVLGVGDEDDRDCLAHARIAELMTSPRVHQLPVISAAQALAVTARAEFTISTRYHPVVFGPAVGVPAIGLVTSHYAMIRMHGALEHVGMSALAVPYEAWNGLFGATVVGALSRDRVELAAHMETMGTASTRYQTAWWDGIAAGIRGTGDLMTEDAPTPRAYHWGTPAEQESFSVFTSLYEMLNRTRDRISLEAKERRRQEKELKQQIRQQAREGQRLEDECQQLRKEGEQLRQELARTSEKALASQRALQRQIDEIRSKQRPPGAALRDGVRRRVRRWRSRR